AGGTGTTTTCCATTATCAAAGTAGTTTATGGTTACAGAAAGACGTTCATTCCATATATTCTTTTGAGTGGTTTTCTATGAGATACTTGGCATAGTGCAGAAGTTCGTGCTTTAGAGAATCTGGCATTGTCGAAACTGTTGGTAAGATTTATGGATCATCTAAATCCTCAGAAAAAGAAACCGCAAAAGTGGGTTAAATTGCTTCCTAGTTACCATTGTAAAATAATTAAGAGAATTTATTCATAATCAGTCCAATATCTTTAACCAAAAAGTAAATTATGGAGGATTTCTAAACGCCGGTCATCTTCACGAACAATAGCACCATAATAATTTTTCTTATTCTCTAGCCAGAGTAATTCAAACTCGATCGCCTTGGGTAAAGCCAAACTAAAATTATCCAAAGCTTGGGGACAATCAAAGATAACTTTGCGCGTCTCGAAGCGGTCAAAATGTCCTTGGCAGAACATTTTGAAAAACGGTAAAGAATCTAGTGACACCGCACCCCCAATAGCAACAGTCAAACCGGCAGCCTTAGCTTTTTTTGCCAAAGATAAAGCCAGATCCAAAACTTGCTTGCTATTCACATCCTGACGGGTTAATCCCAAAGAACAGGCTAAATCCATCCGTCCGATGACGATACCATGGAGAGATTTTATCTCTGGAATCGCCAACATTTCCTGAAAATTCTCACAGGCAGTAATCGTTTCGATATTAACCAATAACTCCACATCTTCCACCCCTTGGTCAGCTAAAACCCTCCTGGCTGCCCGCAGATATTTTTGTAAAGCGTAGGCTGTTTCTACCATGGGAGCAATTAAGCGATCAACTCCTAAATTAACCGCATCAAAGATATCTCTGATCGCTTCGCAACCGGCGATTTTCAGATTAAAATCTACCCCCGCTTTCAGACTAATTTCTTTCAACCGCATCGCTTCCGTCAGTCGGGTTCCTTCCGTCTCGAATTCCGCTTTTACCCCTGAAACATGGTGATCTTCCCTGAGTTCTCTTAACAGTTGCACCATTTTTTTTTCTAAGCAATTCATGTTTTTAATCGTTCACAATCGTTGACACTCCCGTTGCCTAAAGGTGTGGGGATTCTTGGTTCACCGAGATCACTTGCTTAGACAGAATCGCTTCTGAAAAAGTAGAGGTATTCTCTCCCCAAGCGTTTATCGGATCTAGCCCGAAAGTTACCGTATGCCCTACGGTACTTAACCCAAATTTTCGGTAACTGCTAGATGAGCCTTGTTGATTATAGCCGATCTGCCAAAAGCTAATAGCTAAGGACGAGGAAACCATAAAAATACCCTAAACAAGGGGACAAGAGCGACAAAATACCGGCATAATGAACAAGGCCGTCTGATTTTTTTCTGGCCACATCCTTTCTATACTACATTCGTAATATAAGTAATTCTCTAGTTAGACTATGCGAACTCACTACTGTGGCGACCTTAGCGCGATCGAAATTGAAAAAAGTGTCACCCTCTTCGGTTGGGTCGATCGCCGTCGCGATCACGGTGGCGTTATTTTTATTGATCTACGGGATCGCAGTGGTATTGTCCAGATCGTCAGTGATCCCCAACGAACTCCCGCTTCCTATCCCATCGCTGAAACCGTCAGAAACGAGTATGTTATCAAGGTGACGGGAACAGTCAGTCAACGGCCCCCCGAATCCCTTAACCCGCGCATTGCCACCGGAGAAATCGAAATTTACGCCACTAGCATCGAGATTCTCAACGGGGTTACTAAACAACTGCCTTTTGTCGTCTCCAGTTCCGAAAGTGAATCAGTCCGGGAAGATGTGCGCTTGCGATACCGCTATCTAGACCTACGCCGGGAGCGTATGAGTCAGAATTTACAACTACGTCACCAAGTTGTCAAGGAAATGCGCCGTTTTCTCGAAGATGAACAGCATTTTATCGAAGTGGAAACGCCAATTTTAACTCGATCGACTCCCGAAGGGGCGCGGGATTATCTGGTTCCTTCCAGGGTCAGCCCGGGCCAATGGTACGCTTTACCCCAATCACCGCAACTATTTAAGCAATTATTAATGGTGTCGGGAATGGATCGCTACTATCAAATCGCCCGCTGTTTCCGCGATGAAGATCTGCGCGCTGATCGTCAACCGGAATTTACTCAGTTGGATATGGAGATGAGTTTTCTCTCCTTAAGCGAAATTTTAGCCCTAAATGAGGCTTTGATCGCTCATATCTTCAAAAAAGTCAAAAATATCGATATAAGCCTGCCCCTGCCCCGTTTAACATATTCTGAGGCTATGGATCGCTATGGGGTCGATCGCCCCGATACCCGTTTTGGCTTAGAATTGGTCAATGTGGCGGAGATTTTTGCCGATTCGGGATTTAAGGTGTTTTCAGGTGCGATCGCTAGTGGTGGGACGGTGAAAGTTTTACCGATTCCCAACGGTAACGAGGCGATTTCTAACGTCAGAATCAAACCGGGTGGGGATTTATTCAAAGAAGCCACCGATGCGGGGGCGAAGGGAATTGCCTACATCCGCGTGCGCGAGGACTACGATTTTGATACCATCGGTGCGATTAAAGATAACCTAACAGAGGCACAAAAACAGGCTTTAATCGAGAAGACTGGCGCAAAACCGGGGCATCTGCTCTTATTTGGGGCGGGAGATACCGATACAGTCAATAAATCCCTATCCCGCCTACGCTTAGTTTTAGGGGAACAATTGGGATTAATTGATCCCGAGAAAATCAACCTCCTCTGGGTGACGGATTTCCCGATGTTTGAATACAACGCCGAGGAAAAACGCCTAGAAGCATTGCATCATCCCTTTACTGCCCCTAATCCCGAAGATTTAGACGATCTAGCCCAGGCTCGCGCCCTAGCCTACGATATGATTTTTAATGGTATTGAAATCGGTGGCGGCAGTTTGCGGATCTATCAACGGGAAGTACAGGAAAAAGTCTTCGCTACCATCGGTCTATCCCCAGAGGAAGCCTATAATAAATTCGGCTTTTTGTTAGAAGCTTTTGAATACGGAACCCCTCCCCACGGTGGCATCGCCTACGGTTTAGATCGCTTGGTGATGTTGTTAGCGGGAGAAGAGTCAATTCGCGATGTGATTGCTTTCCCGAAAACCCAGCAAGCTAGTTGTTTACTCACTTCTGCACCTTCAACAGTGGCAGCGAAGCAATTAAAGGAATTATCCGTTGCTTCTACCTACAAACCGCCATCCTAAGATTAGGGTGGGCATTGCCCACCTAATTTTTGCAAGTCTGTTGACACCATGCTCTTAAATTCTTTTCTGCCCTGACTTCATCCTCTTTAGCAGTGGCTAAAAATTCCTAGAGTTTAGTTTTGGGAACTAGGGGAAAAGTGCAGGGTAAGCGCATCTTAACAATCCTTGACAATTGTTAAGCAAAAATCGACCAAATGGGTCGAGTTCGCCCCTACAAAATCGACCCGCCTAAGGGCGGGAAAGAAAAGAAAAAAGAAAAAATAGGGAATGAGGGTAAAAGGGGAAAAAGGCAAAAGGGTTAGAGAGTTCTCCCGAAAACGCAGACTACCCGAAAACCGTAATTGTTGATGCGGTTGACGCGGCGGAAGTAGTAGTCGTAGCGAATCGCGGAACGGCAGTAAGTAGGATTGTAGCCCCAGGAACCGCCCCGCAGAGGAGAACGATTATTATTACCATTTTCTATCCAGACACTGCCATCCGTCGGCGCACCGTCATAGTTATCGTGCCAAGTATCGGCGCACCACTCCCGGACATTGCCGTGCATATCGTACAGTCCAAAGGCGTTTGGGGGAAATTGTCCCACGGGAGTTGTTTGTTGTCGATATTCTCCGTTCGGTTCATCGGCGTAGGTATTACTGGCATTGTAGTTAGCCAATTCCCCCGTAATGGTTTCCCCAAAGTAAAACGGGGTGGTGGTTCCAGCACGACAGGCGTACTCCCATTCCGCCTCACTGGGAAGTCGGTATTCCCCTCCCGTTAGTTTAGATAATCTCGCGCAGAACTCGACGGCATCGTACCAGTTGACTTGTTCCACGGGTCTATCCCAGTGCGTGGGCGATCCCCCCCTAGCCCCCCCTTCAAAAGGGGGGGAATCGGAAGCCCCCCTTTTTAAGGGGGGTTTGGGGGGATCTTTAAAATAGGCTGGGTTGAAATCAAGGTCTTGTTTAACTTTTAAATCCGTGCGAGAGGCGATCGCTTTCCACTGGGCCTGGGTGATGGGGTATTTACCCATAAAGAAGGGTGGGACAGTTACTTCATGTTGTGGTCTTTCCCTTCTAAATCCTTCCCAATTAAATTTTTTAACCAGTCTTTCGATTTCCTCATCTTCTGTTCCCATCAGGAAAGTTCCCCCCGGAATGGCGACCATTTCTAAGGTGATGCCTTTGCCCAGATCTTCCCTGAAATATTGGGACTGTTTCGACTCTTTTCTAATTTGCTCACCCTTCGCATTTACTCCCACCACCTCAAAGTTAAATACTGATAACAGTTGTTTTGGCTCTTCCGGTTCAAGCTTGAACTGATAGCCAATTGCTCTTTCTAGTTGCTCAAATCCGTCTTCTTCCCAATAATCAAGCCAGTGAATATCTCGCAGATTCAAGCTAACTTCTGCAAGTCGCAGATCAGGAATTTCGCATTCTTCTAACCTCATGGGAATAACAAAAATTGTCCCCGGTAGCATCTGTGCCAAGGTATCAAGTGCAATCCTCAACTCCCGTTGGATGTATCCCTGTTTATTAGCCGATTTCGCTGACAGACAGGCGAGAAAAATCTGACTAGCTTTAATCGCTTTCGGAATTTCATCTCGCCAAATTTGCCCCGGAATCAGGTCTTTTTTATCCAACCAAGGTTTATATCCCGCTTGCTTAAGGCGCTCATGCAGTGCCAAAACTGCTGGTTTGTCCTCACTGGCATGGGCCAAGAAAATTTGGATCTCTGACTTTTTCATAACTTTTTCTTATGACCACAAGTAGGGGAGAGCCAGATTAACTGGCAGAAAATCTCTAAATAAACCATTTAATTGATTATTACTCATTCTTAATTCTCCTGACTCCTGACTCCTGACGACCGGCTCCTAACCCCTAAACCCACCAACAAACTTTTTCAGCAAACCCTAGTTAATTATTTTGGCTCTACCGAACCTGTCATGTAAAACTATCAACAACTCGTGCTTGTAAAGCTTGTATACTAAGGCTTTGAGTTTTTGTTAGATTGATATTTATCAACTTTAGAGCATTGCTTGGCAGAGAGGGAGCTTGAGGAATTTTCTACAGTGTAAGTTCGGAAGAACCATTATTTTTAGCTAGTTGACTAACAACCCATGCTCTTAAATTCTTTTCTGCCCTCACTTCATCCTCTTTAGCAGTGGCTAAAAATTCATAGAGTTTAGTTTTCGGAACTAGGGGAAAAGTAGGACTAAATTCTTCTTCCTGATAAACTCCCTTTTCTAACCGATAAATGCGCCAGATTTCTCCATTAAAACGCCATAATTCCGGCACTCCCAAACGGGCATAAAGTGCTAATTTATTAATATCCGTGTGGGTAATATCCACTTCCACCACTAAATCTGGGGGCGGATCTTCAGTTAAATTAATTGTTTTTCCTAGCACTTTGGCTTGATTTTGAATATAGTAAGCATTGTCGGGTTCTGCCCCTCGTTCTAAATCTTCCCTAGCTAGAGTTGTGGAACCCATACTTTTAATTTTTAAACCCAATTCTACCACCAAAATCCGAATAAATAATCCGATTAATTCTCGATAAAACTCGTGTTCTTCTAGGGGCATAGTAATTTCTAAAGTGCCACGATCATAAAATAAATGGGCGCGATTATTTTCCCCTAGGGCTTGTAAAATTTGCCGATAGGATAACCAACTGAGATGATTAAAAACTACCCGTTTTTCGCCCCTAATTTGCTCAGTATTTAACTCCAGAGGAACTGTCACCATAATTACCTCAACTTTCAGCTAGTTGACTAACAACCCATGCTCTTAAATTCTTTTCTGCCCTCACTTCATCCTCTTTAGCAGTGGCTAAAAATTCATAGAGTTTAGTTTTCGGAACTAGGGGAAAAGTAGGACTAAATTCTTCTTCCTGATAACCTTCCTTTTCTAACCGATAAATGCGCCAGATTTCTCCATTAAAACGCCATAATTCCGGCACTCCCAAACGGGCATAAAGTGCTAATTTATTAATATCCGTGTGGGTAATATCCACTTCCACCACTAAATCTGGGGGCGGATCTTCAGTTAAATTAATTGTTTTTCCTAGCACTTTGGCTTGATTTTGAATATAGTAAGCATTATCGGGTTCTGCCCCCCGTTCTAAATCTTCCCTAGCTAGAGTTGTGGAACCCATACTTTTAATTTTTAAACCCAATTCGGACACCAAAAAATAGATAAAACGTCCAATTAATTCTCGATAAAACTCGTGTTCTTCTAGGGGCATAGTAATTTCTAAAGTGCCACGATCATAAAATAAATGGGCGCGATTATTTTCCCCTAGGGCCTGTAAAATTTGCCGATAGGATAACCAACTGAGATGATTAAAAACTACCCGTTTTTCGCCCCTAATTTGCTCAGTATTTAACTCCAGAGGAACTGTCACCATAACTGCCCCGAAAAGCGAAATTTATGTCCAAAAAAGGGGGTTGATTCACCCCCTTATTATCTTATCAAACCAATGCCGGAACCTGGGGCCAACGCCCGATCGTCTTACCAATGACCGCTAACTCCCGCGTTAACTGGTCGAACCTGTCGGGAGTCAAGGATTGCGGCCCATCGGATAGGGCCTTGGCTGGGTTAGGATGTACTTCGATCATCAAGGAATCGGCCCCAGCTGCCAGGGAAGCCATGGCCATAGTCGGTACATATTCCCATTTACCCGTACCGTGGCTAGGATCGATCATGATCGGCAGGTGGGTTAAAGTTCTTAAAACGGGAATACAGGATAAATCTAGGGTATTACGAGTATATTTACTGTCAAAGGTGCGGATACCGCGTTCGCAGAGAATAACATTGCTATTTCCTGCCGCGAGGATATATTCTGCCGCCATCAACCAATCTTCAATAGTGGCCGCCATGCCGCGCTTGAGTAGGACTGGTTTCGGTTGCGCCCCAACTTTTTTCAGGAGGGAAAAATTCTGCATATTGCGGGCCCCCACCTGCACCACGTCGGCTATTTCGACAATCTTATCGAGATCCGCCGCGTCCATTACTTCCGTGATAATACCCAGACCACTGGCATCTCTAGCCGCCGCTAGTAATTCCAAAGCGCTTTCCCCGTGACCTTGGAAAGCGTATGGAGAAGTGCGGGGTTTATAGGCACCACCGCGGAGGAATTGCGCTCCGGCTGCCGCCACTCGTTTGGCAGTTTCCACGATCATCGCCTCATTTTCCACCGAACAGGGGCCGGCGACAATGCTAACGGTATGATTTCTGCCGATGGGGATAACACCGTTAGGAGTGGGGACTAAAACCTCGCTGTATTCCCCGTGACGGTATTCTAAAGAGGCGCGTTTGAAGGGTTGTTCGACTCGCAGGACGGTTTCGATCCAAGGGCTTAGTTCTTGGATTTGTAGGGGGTCTAATTCCCTGGTTTCTCCGACTAAACCGATGACAACTTTATGCTTACCGACGATTTTTTCAGGACTTAATCCCCATGCCTCGAATTCGGCACTGACGCGCTCGATTTCAATTTCCGGGGAACCAACTTTCATGACAATAATCATGGCATTAACCCTTTATTTTTTTCTTTAATCTCTATTGTTGACGATTTCTAGAGGTTATCTATTTTTCTTCCACTTCTTTTTTGCCGGACCGCCAAGCGGCGATCGTTCTGCCAAAATTAGCTTGAAATTCTTGCCATCCTAGCCAATCCCCCACCCGATCCTCGTCCCAAGAAGCGGAGAAGATGCCATAACTCAGACCGATAAAACCGAGACCAAATAGGCTTAAACTGACGAGCATGGCGACGTAGGAAGGGATTTCGAGAAGATCGTGGCTAATAATCCAGTAGAAGCCAAAAAAGGAAGTTATCCCCAATGCCGTCGGAATGCCACAAAATGCCGCCATGCGTTTGGCCATCCGTTGACTGACCACTTGGGGAATTGCCTTTAAGCTGGCTTCCTCGGAGCGATTTTTTAGCGGCGGTGGCACGGGACTAGGGGCAATTTTCGGGGTTTTTCGCTTATTTTGGCGCGGCTCAAAGGGGAGACGTTCTTTTTTCTCCGTCGATTTCGATTCAGAGGCCATGGTAGGGATGCAAAGGGGGTAAGCTTAACGGCGAATTCCGAGACGAGCGATCAGGGTTTGATAGCGTTGTTGATCTTTCTTCTGGATATAGGTTAACAGTCCCCGACGACGACCGATCATCTGGAGTAATCCCCGGCGGGAAGCGTGGTCTTTCGGGTTAGCTTTCAGGTGTTCGGTCAGTTGGTTGATTCTCTCGGTTAAGAAAGCTACCTGTAACTCCGATGATCCTGTATCGGTTTCGTGGGCCTGATATTGGCTGATTAGTTCTTGTTTTTTGGTCTGGGTTAAGGCCATAGGACTCGTGATCTCTGCTTAAACACTGCAATCTATCATAGTATCATGTTTCTGGTCGATCCGTAAACATTGTTCGGGTGATAGGGTGATGAGACAGCTTCCCAATCTCCCCAATTCCCCATTTCCCCAATTCCCCATTGCCGCAAATCATGGCAAAATCTTAGACATAGCGTCTAACTTACCCTGAAGATTCCATGCTGTTAAAATCCACGACCCGTCATATTCGCATTTATACGGCTGAAGTAAAAAATAATCAATTAATCGAGAGTAACAATGTCTTGACTCTTGATGTGGATCCCGATAATGAATTTAATTGGGAAGAAGTGGCTCTCAATAAGGTTTATAGTAAGTTTGATGAATTGGTAGAGTCCTACAATGGGGAAGAACTGAGCGAATATAATCTCCGTCGCATCGGTTCAGATCTAGAACATTTTATCCGTTCTCTCCTGCAAAAAGGGGAAATTAGCTATAATCTCAATGCCAGAGTGCAGAACTATAGTATGGGTTTACCGAAATTAGGGTGAACGATCCCGCGTCAGTCCCCACCCGGACTCCTAGGCAGGTGGGGAAATTGTATCGCGGCAATCAGGAGTTTCACGAATTGGGGTGAGGGAACAATTGCCTGTCACTCTTGTGGTTTTGGTAGTCGCTTAATGTATTCTCGTAAAATTTGAGCCATACTAACATCTTGAGATTTCTTGCATAAATCAAAAATTTTTCGGCGTTGCTGATTTGAGATAGTAATCTTCTTTGAAGCAGGGTCACTTCGCAACGAATAGACCGCTTGCAAAAGTAATCAAGACAACAATTCAAAAGTAAACCGCATCAACCTAGAAATTAGACGAAGAAAGGCTCATTAGGTACTATCTGATAATTCTGACAAGGAATCAGACTGTAAAATGAGACATAAAGATATTAGCGTACAAACTAGAGAAAATCTCTCACAACTTTCTCCCCTGCTTTCTCTGACAAAAAAATGCCAATTTCTGGAGAGACATGAACGAGAATTAATTCTCGAAGGGTTTCTTCTGTTTCTCCTAAGTATTTAAATTATTTAAGTTGGGATTATTGATAGAGACATTTTCCTGATTTTAGAGATAAATCTTTGATTATTTGTTGATTTTAAAATAACATTTTGGCTACCTTTTTATAGGAGTTTGATTTTTCGCCCTCCTTGATAAAAGAGAAGTACAAATACTTAGAACTTAAGGAAGATGCTCTCTTTCTAGAGCTTGTGTTTATATTAAAGATACAGTTGAGCTATCAAATTTGTCTTCAACAAAAGTACATATTTTTTCACCATTGAGCCGCAAAAAATGAAAATTAATATTTTTCCCATCAGTCTGTTTTCTGGCATAAGTATAATTACACTGTGGGCTTTTCCCTCCCTTGCCGCTAGTTTATCCGTTGCCGAGCTATTTGTTAAGATAGAAAATTTTAACCGACCATCCCTAGGAGCTATTTCTAGGGGAAATAATCAAATAATTAATATTGCTGAGGATGGAATTAGTCAGACTATTTTGACAGGTTCCGCATTTTTCCAGTCAGATGCGCTGGAATCATTAGGACAAATTGAATTTACTAATCAAACTCTGGGTTTTGGGAGTAATTTTGTTGGTAGGGCTGATATTCAAGCTTCTCTAGGGAGTCTATTTTTTGTGCCAGCTAATCAAGCTTTAAGCTTCGATTTTAGCCTGTTCAGACAGCTATCTAATAGCCAAAGTGAATCGCAGTTAAATACAGTTAGTAGTGCCAGCAGATTTAACTTTTTTCTTGAGGAACAATCTCTCATAAACTCGGATAATAGTTCTGAAATTTTGCCTCGACAACTAGATATGTTAAACCAGATTAATAGCGGTTTATCGGCAAGTATTCCTGAGAATTATTCTAGGTTTTTGATCGGGAACAACATCACGATTAATAGTTATATGGAAAATATTATCTCTACGGATCAGCAGCAATTAGTGACCACATTATTAACGGGTTCTTTTCAGTGGACAGCAATAAGAGATACTATGATTTTTTTGAGTGTCTCGGCTCAATCTTGCACCTATAGTTCTGATCAACCGCGCACTTGTGTGATTATCGCTGAACCCCGTTACCATGGCATAATTTTCTTCCTTATCATCCCTATTTTCCTCTTATTCCGAACGATAAAGTAAATAATTTAACTCATTGGTCAACCATTCAGAAAACAATTTTTGTAAAATTTCCTGATGGATTTCCTCGGTTAATTCCGCAGGTAAAAATTCCAGCACCATTAGTAAATGATATTCTTCGTTAATTTTCACTGGTTGTATAATTTCTTTTGGTCGAGCTTGAAAAACGATACTGGAAAGACCAGAAGAGGATAACTGACCACGATAGATTATTCCTTCATAGCCACAATGTAAGCGACGTTGTTCGTCTATATCGTAAAGATGGGCAGCTTGATAAAAGCTAATTTCTTCTTCTTCAATTTGATAAAAAACTTCCCAAGCTAATTTTTCGTAGGGAATAACCAGACGATAAAGAATCGCTCGCTCAAAGTCCAGACGATTCTCGGCAAAATGTCGTTCTACCTCCCGGGAAAAAAGAGCCGTCGATAGTTTTTTTGTTAGTAAATCCCCTTGAATTCCCGCTTCCCAATCTTCGGGAGCGATCATCTGATCTGCTAACCAGGCCAAGGTATCACTGGCTTTTTCTAATCGTTTTTCCCGTCTTTGCTCGTCAGCGAGCGCTTGAATTTCTGCGGGTGTAACGCTAATATTATGCTCTTGGGCTGATTTCTTGATGATTCTTTGGTGCAGGATTTTTTGACAAATTTCCTTAAGCTGTAGCTGCTGTTTAAGAAACTTTTCTATGTCTATTAACTCGATCTTAATTCCATGAAAGTCAGGCATATTTAAAGATAGAATCCGTTTAATTGTATGATCATAAATCAACTAAATTGACATACTAATTTATATTTATTTATGACCAGATACTTAGCAGCTAAAACTCTATCAACTAATTTGATAGAGTTTTAGTCACTCAAGGAAAATCTGAGGAATAATTTTTGTGAACTACCCTAGCTTATACTCAGAAATAATTAAGAGTCTAGGTGTAATTTTGAGTAGTTATCCTCAACTATTGGTAGTAATAGGCTGACCAATGGCAATACCAAAAGCCGTAATGAATCCCTGAGAAAAACTACCAATACGATTGTGACTGAAATCAAAGACAAATAAAGGTTGAAAACTTAGATCATTTAAAACCCATCCCTGCCCCTGAATACTCCCAAGATAAAGGGATTCAGTTTGGCAAAATTCCAAATCCCGAATTTTGATTTGACTCATTATTATTCTCCTTGATTATTTTAGACAGGACTCATCGCATAGACATAACCAGCCTGAATAACATTCAGATAGGCGTAGTCACTAGCTATTACACTTCCTGAAAATACCATTGATAAAGTACTGGGAGTTGAAGAAGCCTTAACTACTCCACTCAAATTAATCCAAGGGTTATGAACAATAAATCCCTGACCTCCAACAGGTGAACAGTTAGGAATTTTTTGATTTTGAGCCATTAATTCTAGATGCTCTAAATCGGTAATGATCATAGTTTGTTCCTCGCAGTTTTGAACTTAATTAAGCCGGAATAGCTCCTATCCTATAGCCACCGCTTGATAAATAAAGGAGAAACCTGTAGTATAACCCTGGGGGGTAGCCGTAGTTAAAACTTGAGTTTCTCCACCGGCAATGCTGCCAAGGGAACCAACAACTAATGAATTAAATTTGAAATTAGCAATTGAAAAAGAGGGGATAACTACTATACCTGAAGCTCCCTTTACTTCATAGGCTTGTTCGGTCATTTCCAAGTGTTCTAGATCGTTAATCAACATAATTTTTCTCCTTGTTTAATGTTGTAACTGTTCCACAATAATAACGATTAATTATTAGTAGCGGTTGCCATTGTGGCAATTATTTTTTATATCGAGAATGATTGCTATTTTTATTTAGATCAACCTCTAATCCGTACAGAGGGAGTATTTATTACAGCTTTTATCATAAAGATAAAGTACAAAAGAATTTGGCCTTATCTCTGAGCAACTGGCTACTGTTAAATGTTCCGCAGTTCCAGCGTTCCCAAAAACTAGAGACTTCGTACCTTACCATTGGGATAAATGCTGTAATATACTCCTCTAATAAAAAAATCCTAACGAGTCTTGCTAACCCGTCGTGAAATCAATCCTATGGTCGATATGTCAGGGATTCTAGTTAGCTACCCCCCCGGAGTAGTTGCCACGGCCGAAATTGAACTTGTGCTAAGGGCAAAACCAGGACCGGCCTCAACGGAGTTAGAAACATCGATACTCGCCGTTAGGGAACCGATAGCCGAAGAATTAATCCGACTTTGTACAAGACTGAAAATTATGTCGTTAATTGACATATAGGCAACCTGATCTAAGTCGAAATCATCAAAATTTTGACCCCCGACAATTCCCTGCTTTCCGGTAGTCAGTTCAGAGAATTCTAAATTAATAATTACCATTACTTTTCTGCTCCAAAGTAAACACGGATCAATAGTTATAAGCTACTGTTAAATAACCTCGATAATAATTCAGTAGCTTTCTGGATTTAACTGGTTCACAAGACATGGAAAATAGGCTAGGTAGAAATTTGATTATCTACCTAGCCTTAATGATCAAGTCAAAATTATCTTTTAGATTTGATAACTTTGCGCAAGGCTAAACACAAGATTCGGTTAAACTAAACCTCTTGCCCGGGTGACGCTAGTGTATTCAATGGATTTAGAACCAGTTTCTGCGCTGAGATCCAGAGTTTCTCGGCTAAAACCCCGAGCCAAAGCTTCACCAGAAATATCTAGACTTTTGCGGGAATAGAAAAAAGCACCGTTGCCTCCTTCGATATTTTTTTCAGAAACATTTTCGAGGTAGCTGATGTCGGAAATTAACATGGTTTTTCTCCTTGTTGTTTGAGTTGTTTGACTAGAAAACTTGTTTGTTTTCTATATTTATATATTAGGATGTTGTTCATATACTTGGTTGCCAATCTGGCATATTTATTTCCTTGCTATATAAA
This portion of the Microcystis aeruginosa NIES-2549 genome encodes:
- a CDS encoding NAD(P)H-quinone oxidoreductase subunit M, which codes for MLLKSTTRHIRIYTAEVKNNQLIESNNVLTLDVDPDNEFNWEEVALNKVYSKFDELVESYNGEELSEYNLRRIGSDLEHFIRSLLQKGEISYNLNARVQNYSMGLPKLG
- a CDS encoding PAM68 family protein produces the protein MASESKSTEKKERLPFEPRQNKRKTPKIAPSPVPPPLKNRSEEASLKAIPQVVSQRMAKRMAAFCGIPTALGITSFFGFYWIISHDLLEIPSYVAMLVSLSLFGLGFIGLSYGIFSASWDEDRVGDWLGWQEFQANFGRTIAAWRSGKKEVEEK
- the rpsO gene encoding 30S ribosomal protein S15, which produces MALTQTKKQELISQYQAHETDTGSSELQVAFLTERINQLTEHLKANPKDHASRRGLLQMIGRRRGLLTYIQKKDQQRYQTLIARLGIRR
- the aroF gene encoding 3-deoxy-7-phosphoheptulonate synthase, which translates into the protein MIIVMKVGSPEIEIERVSAEFEAWGLSPEKIVGKHKVVIGLVGETRELDPLQIQELSPWIETVLRVEQPFKRASLEYRHGEYSEVLVPTPNGVIPIGRNHTVSIVAGPCSVENEAMIVETAKRVAAAGAQFLRGGAYKPRTSPYAFQGHGESALELLAAARDASGLGIITEVMDAADLDKIVEIADVVQVGARNMQNFSLLKKVGAQPKPVLLKRGMAATIEDWLMAAEYILAAGNSNVILCERGIRTFDSKYTRNTLDLSCIPVLRTLTHLPIMIDPSHGTGKWEYVPTMAMASLAAGADSLMIEVHPNPAKALSDGPQSLTPDRFDQLTRELAVIGKTIGRWPQVPALV
- a CDS encoding peptidylprolyl isomerase, with product MPDFHGIKIELIDIEKFLKQQLQLKEICQKILHQRIIKKSAQEHNISVTPAEIQALADEQRREKRLEKASDTLAWLADQMIAPEDWEAGIQGDLLTKKLSTALFSREVERHFAENRLDFERAILYRLVIPYEKLAWEVFYQIEEEEISFYQAAHLYDIDEQRRLHCGYEGIIYRGQLSSSGLSSIVFQARPKEIIQPVKINEEYHLLMVLEFLPAELTEEIHQEILQKLFSEWLTNELNYLLYRSE